The genomic interval AAATTTAGGGTTTTTAGTTGATGAAATTTACGCCGTGCATTCTATTTCAAATTTTGTCGATGTAGATTTTTATTATAAGGATAAAATTGAGCCGAAATCAGATATTATTATGTCGATTTTGGAAGAGAGTCCATATTATTTACCACTTAAAAAAGAAGGAGAAAAAGTATGAAATATGCAGTGGAAGTAAACAACAATGTAGAAATTTTTGAGATTAATAAAGTTGCTAAGCAGGCAGCCGGTGCTTGTTTGATGAAAGTAAAAAATACGGTGGTTTTGGCAACTGTTGCAAGAGAAAACACTCAAGTGGAAGAAGATTTTTTACCGCTAACGGTGCAATATATAGAAAAACAATACGCTGCAGGCAGAATTCCGGGCGGTTATATAAAAAGAGAGACAAAACCTGGAGATTTTGAAACATTAACTTCGCGTATAATAGATCGCTCACTTCGTCCACTTTTTCCAAAAGGCTATGCTTATCCTACTCAAATCGTAGTTTTTGTGCTTTCTGCAGATCCTGAAATCGATTTGCAGGTTGTAGGATTAAATGCGGCAAGTGTAGCGCTTTATTTAAGTGATATTCCTATGAAAGCTCCGGTTTGCGGCGTTCGCGTCGGTTACATAAATGATAGTTTTGTTATAAATCCTACAAATTCGGAACTCCAAAATTCAGCGCTTGATTTATATGTAGCAGGCGTAAAAGATGAAATGCTGATGATTGAGATGCGTTCTTTGCCGAACATGAACGGTGAAAATCAAAATATGAACGAATTTAGCGAAGATAAAATGGTAGAAGCCATAGATTTTGCTTCAAAGGCTATTTTAGCAGGTTCTACAGCTTATGAAAATACATTTTCAGCGCTCAAAAAGCCGGATGCCGCTTTAGAGTATAAGCCTGAAGTGGAAGATGAAAATATCGCAAATTTCATAGAACAAAATTTTACAAGCGATGTGCAAGCAGCGATAAATCAAATGGCAAAAAGCGAGCGAGCAACCGAGCTTGATAAAATCGTAAATAAAATTATGCAAAGCGAAACTGCAATTCAAAACGAATGGCAAAAAAATGTAGTTTCAAATATTATAGGAAAGTTTAAACGAAAAATTATAAGAAGTCAAATTATAAATGAACGCAGACGCGCTGATGGTAGAGCTTTGGATGAAATTCGCCCGATTTCGATAGAAACAAATATTTTACCTAATGCGCATGGAAGTTGTCTTTTTACGCGCGGACAAACTCAAGCTTTGGTTGTTACGACATTGGGCGGCGAAACAGACGCGCAAGTAAGCGATAGCCTGACTTCAAATACACCGATTAGCGAAAGATTTATGTTCCAATATAATTTTCCTGGATTTTGCGTCGGGGAAGCAAGTCCTTTAAAAAGTCCGGGACGTCGTGAATTAGGACATGGAAATTTGGCAAAAAGAGCCTTAACTCCTAGTGTGCCTTTGAATAATCCTCAAGTTATAAGAACTGTAAGTGAAATTTTGGAAAGTAACGGAAGTAGTTCTATGGCAAGCGTTTGTGGCGGATCTTTATCTTTAAGGGCTGCTGGAGTTTCTACTTTAAAACTTGTAGCAGGAGTTGCTATGGGCTTAATTTTTGAAGATGATAAACATGCGATTTTAACGGATATTATGGGACTTGAAGACCATGACGGCGATATGGATTTTAAAGTTGCCGGTACTAGAGAAGGAATTACAGCGCTTCAAATGGATATAAAGCTTGGTGGAATCAGCCTTGAAATTTTAAGAGAAGCGCTAAATCAAGCCAAAGATGGAAGAAATTATATATTAAATTTAATGGAAGTCGCAAATGACGATATAATTATAAATGAAGAAATTCTACCTAAAATTGAAATTTTCGGTGTAGATCCGAATAAAATGGTAGATATTATAGGACAAGGCGGAAAAACCATTAAAGAACTTATTGATAAATATGAAGTCAGTATCGATTTGGAACGTGATAGCGGCGAAGTTAAAATTCAAGGTGCAAATAAAATAAATGTGGAAAACGCTAAATCCGATATTTTAAATATCGTAAAAAAATCAAATGATTTCAAAAAAGGCTCAAAATTCGGTCATCATCACGAAAGAAAAGAAACTTCAAATTTTCAAGTCGGAGAAGAATTTGATGGAGTTGTGAAAAAGATTATGGATTTTGGCGCATTTATAAGTTTAAAAGATGGTATTGACGGACTTTTGCATGTATCAAAAATAAAAACACAGCTTAGCGAAGGTGATACTTTACGTGTAAAAGTAGAAGAGATAAAACGTGGTAAAATTTCATTAGAACTTTGTGAATAAGGAGTAAAAAAATGGAGTTAAAAAAGCTTTTTTTTCCTATAGGTGCAGGCGAAGAGTTAAGAGAGCGCATTAGAGGAGCGCTTTTGGTAAATAAATTTTTTGGAACTCATTTAAGTATTTTAGCTTGCCAACTGGATCCCGCTACTGTTTATAATGTGCGAATGACGCTTCGTGGCGGTATTTTATTTGACGAGTTTTTGCGCACGGCGGAAGAAGAATTAATAGAAGAACAACAAAACAATCTGAGAATTGTGTGTGAAGAGTGCGAAAAGCTTGGAATTATAGTAAGCGAAGATCAAAGTGTGCCTAATTCCGCTTTTTTAAGAAATCTTATAGGCAATCGTTCCGATTTGGTGCAAAAACATTCGCGATATTCTGACATGGTTATAGCGGCAGTGCCTACAACAGGTAAAATTACCGGAACTTTTGAGGCGACAGTCGTAAAAAGCGGGCGTCCGGCTATCGTAATTCCGCGTGTTTTAGAAGAGTTTAAAGCAGAAAAAATTTTAGTTGCTTTAACAGGAAGCGCGGAAAGTTCAAGGGCGCTTGGACACTCTCTAGATTTGCTTAAAAAAGCAAAAAAAGTACATTGTATAACCGCAAGACACTATTTACAAGAAAGCGAAGCAGAAACAATAGGAAGAATCGATAATTACTTGGATTTACATGGAATAAAAGCTACTTTCGATACAGTAGATGCAAAAGGAAAGGTTCCTGGCCAAATTTTATTGGAAAACGCGGAAAACGGAAATTTTGATTTGATAGTTGCTGGAATGAGTGATGATAATGGC from Campylobacter hominis ATCC BAA-381 carries:
- a CDS encoding universal stress protein — its product is MELKKLFFPIGAGEELRERIRGALLVNKFFGTHLSILACQLDPATVYNVRMTLRGGILFDEFLRTAEEELIEEQQNNLRIVCEECEKLGIIVSEDQSVPNSAFLRNLIGNRSDLVQKHSRYSDMVIAAVPTTGKITGTFEATVVKSGRPAIVIPRVLEEFKAEKILVALTGSAESSRALGHSLDLLKKAKKVHCITARHYLQESEAETIGRIDNYLDLHGIKATFDTVDAKGKVPGQILLENAENGNFDLIVAGMSDDNGIREVFLSGTAHYFLQNTKIPVMM
- a CDS encoding polyribonucleotide nucleotidyltransferase — encoded protein: MKYAVEVNNNVEIFEINKVAKQAAGACLMKVKNTVVLATVARENTQVEEDFLPLTVQYIEKQYAAGRIPGGYIKRETKPGDFETLTSRIIDRSLRPLFPKGYAYPTQIVVFVLSADPEIDLQVVGLNAASVALYLSDIPMKAPVCGVRVGYINDSFVINPTNSELQNSALDLYVAGVKDEMLMIEMRSLPNMNGENQNMNEFSEDKMVEAIDFASKAILAGSTAYENTFSALKKPDAALEYKPEVEDENIANFIEQNFTSDVQAAINQMAKSERATELDKIVNKIMQSETAIQNEWQKNVVSNIIGKFKRKIIRSQIINERRRADGRALDEIRPISIETNILPNAHGSCLFTRGQTQALVVTTLGGETDAQVSDSLTSNTPISERFMFQYNFPGFCVGEASPLKSPGRRELGHGNLAKRALTPSVPLNNPQVIRTVSEILESNGSSSMASVCGGSLSLRAAGVSTLKLVAGVAMGLIFEDDKHAILTDIMGLEDHDGDMDFKVAGTREGITALQMDIKLGGISLEILREALNQAKDGRNYILNLMEVANDDIIINEEILPKIEIFGVDPNKMVDIIGQGGKTIKELIDKYEVSIDLERDSGEVKIQGANKINVENAKSDILNIVKKSNDFKKGSKFGHHHERKETSNFQVGEEFDGVVKKIMDFGAFISLKDGIDGLLHVSKIKTQLSEGDTLRVKVEEIKRGKISLELCE